The genomic window GCGCGCGCCGACGTCCGCCAGCTGGACCCCGGCAACGCGACCTGGCTGGCATACGCCGTGTACGGACACCCAGGGCTCACGCTCTCGGCAAAGCCGTGATCTTGAGTAGCAACCGGGAGGCGGAGATGGCCAACGAACTGCTTCGGCTGGTGGAGGCGCTGCGTACGAAACGCGACGCAGTGCTCCGAGCGGTGCCCGAGGATCACCGGGCGGCATTCGGGCAGCGGATCGACGAGCTCACCGCCGCGGCCAACGAACGTCCGGAGTCCGAGGCCGAGACGCTCGAGCAGGCGATGGCGCTCCTCGACGAGTACCCATCGGCGAAGTCCGCGCTGCGCGCGGCGGAGCCGGGCCTGTTTCCCGGGCGGGACAGGACGCCGCCCGCCGCGGCGGGGTTTCCGCCGCCCGGCAACGGTGCCGCGATCGTGCCGCCACCCCGGCGGCCACCAGCATCACCCGCCCTCGGCCCGGTCGGCGGTGATAGTGGTGGCGGCCACGGTGGCAGCGGTCTCGGCGGCCGGAGCACTATCGACCTCCAGTGGGTACGCGAGCTCACCGCCACTGTGCTGGCTTTGATGATCGTCGGGCTGACGCTCTGGATGGCGTTGAAGGCGCTGGGAGTGGTCGGAGACACAGCGAAGGCGCCTGGTGTCAAGGATCTGCTCAATGCCCTGCTCAACCTGGCCGGGGTCGTGATCGGATACTACTTTGGGCGGGTACCTGCGGAGGCGCACGCCGCCGCCGCGGCCCAGCGGGCAGACGCGGCCGTGACCGACCGGGACCGGATGCGGATCGAGGCGCACCGGATCGCCGACGAGATGGACCATGTCGAGCGGGCCAGCGCCATCGCCACGGCACGAGGCGATCAGGCTGCGGTCGGCGACCTTCGCCCTCTTCGCGACCGGCTGCGTGCCCTGTGACCGGGTGACCATGCAGTCGTGACGCGTGGGGCGTGGACCACCGGGTCCGGGCTGGCCGCGCTGCGACTGACCGACGACGAACGCGCCGGCCGCTACAGCCGCATCACCCCGGTCGGGCTGCTGCGGTTCCCCGCGGTTGCCCGAGTTCATCATGGGCAGCGAACTGGCCAACGCCGCCACCGGAGACACGTGTGGGGCCTGCGCTGACGCGGAGTGAGCTTCCCCCTTTGGGCCGGACACCCTGATCCCTGGCAGGATGGCCAGGAGGAAGGATGTCCTGGTGGCACGCCCTTCGAAATTAAAGAAGTAGCCGCTGACAGCGCGCCGGAGACGACCGGATGTCTGCCGAGAAGAGTGCATCCGACATCGAGGCGTTGCCACCGTTCAGTTACCCCGGGGATCATTCTTCAGAGTTCAGGGATGGACGGGCCCGACTGTGCCGAGCGGTATGCGCGTGCGACCGTGGACGAAGTGGCGGCCAGCTGCGGACGCGTCGGCAACCAGACGGTCTGAACGCCGAGTTTCTCGTTCATCGCTGCGAGCTGGTACTCCTGGCGAAGGTCCGCGGCCCTACGTACGCCGCGGACGATGACGGTGGCGCCACGGCGCACGCAGTAGGCGGTGGTCAGGCCGGTCCAGGTGTCCACCTCGACATTGCCCCAGGCTGCCGAGATGGCGTCGCGCACGCGTGCGGCCCTGGCCGTGGCCTCGGCGGTTGGTCGCTTGTCGGGGTTTACCGCAAGCAACACGATGACCCGGTCGAACATCACCCGGGCGCGGGCCACGAGGTCGCGGTGCCCCGGGGTGAACGGATCGAACGTACCGGGATAGACCGCCAACGAACCGTGTACCGGCACCACTCCACGATCCGACGTAGCCGTCACCGCGACTCCAACCACATGGCCACGATCATCCCAGCCGCACATGTGCCGACCCGACTTTAGGCCTTGTCGTCACCACCGACCACCGCCGACATCCTGATCTAGCCGCGTTTAGCGTGTTGATCTCGGAACGCATCGGCGCGCTCACATGCCGAGATCAGTGCATCAGGGGCCGACGGCTCGGGCGAGCGCAGTCGGGTGAGAGGCGAAGAGCTTCCTCTCCCTAAATAGACCAAAAGTGGACGTCGAGAACAAGACTGTTTCTTTCGCGATCGGCGGTGCAGTCTCGACGCCATGCAATGGACGTACGACGGGACAATTCGTAACGCGCTCTGGATCGGCGGCGGACAGTGGGCTGGCAAAACCACGGTCGGCGCCATCCTCACCGGCCGGTACGGCCTGACCCACTACCATTGCGACTATCACGACTCCCGTACCCACGAGGATCGCCGGATCGCCACGCGGGCCCGGCGCGGGCAACCGCCGACGGACTGGTCGGAGTACTGGACCAAGCTTTCGCCCCGTGAGATGGCGAACCGCGCGCTCGACAACTCCGCCGAACAATTCCCCTGGGTGCTGGACGACCTGCGCGCCTTGGTTTCCCCGCACCCGATCCTGGTCGACGGGTGGAACTTGCGGCCCGATCTGGTCGTCACCGTGGCCGGCGACCTACGTCGCGTGATCGTGCTGGTTCCCACCGATGAGTGGCGCCGGCACCAGGCTGCGACCCTACCCCGGGCCGCTGCGTTCGGTGCGGACCTGCCCGATCCCGCACGAGCGCAGCGCAACCGCCTG from Micromonospora kangleipakensis includes these protein-coding regions:
- the coaD gene encoding pantetheine-phosphate adenylyltransferase; its protein translation is MPVHGSLAVYPGTFDPFTPGHRDLVARARVMFDRVIVLLAVNPDKRPTAEATARAARVRDAISAAWGNVEVDTWTGLTTAYCVRRGATVIVRGVRRAADLRQEYQLAAMNEKLGVQTVWLPTRPQLAATSSTVARAYRSAQSGPSIPEL